One Candidatus Ozemobacteraceae bacterium genomic window carries:
- a CDS encoding adenylate/guanylate cyclase domain-containing protein — protein MNDMTVAGSSRRRPWIFAACVVVVLTGLAVFWGAFNLYLDRAMRENRDDMAASLTSTVLDMAERFNRNRWMRQSAEPVLRAARARPWDAKTARTAGRAMKRLFPAADVFAFDAAGRIAWQSGNEPARTREMLWAEVVALVTGESGEEASAARGDRAQRICRSMHGSFTSPQDLAGSDGMPQYFLDRYRLRLSWAIPCGSGGSGGLWLFIDPLKLPSRRIARDSISRLSFVPDQAMIVRKSPRGIVCEARLTRLRPPEQVVSRLLWNQTEIETPDGLWMARYIPHENGRYALVGIRRDRIDGRLAEWAGAIRFLACLIAASATFAGWMSWMREHPPVLSLRTQVVIMFLVTAVLPVVMLCGFGWERSRETARLEKNRWEGLLKSSLSSIDSSYREFQKSRRHELEAFESVIVNDIISKNSVEGRVASFASELRRYEMLVILADGREIHRGRGIPPIHKGGDYPVILRLLLARMIEATGRKAPDALYRSQPLVQGDDLERALANASREIGEFNKMRIGKRNMVARYAWLADRGGRILGLIGYAFDETEFARPFIERMIGRSKAGEYGAVRVCVLRSDGTLLPAGMRRDPELMNLFYRVQSFRAHETAFCSLSRKQALVTGFFPEQIGGYLLAGWVDAALLDEGRRTILQFLGLMLAWSVIWMIGCALFLSRRLVDQVGALTAFVGDIARGNYDARTPVTSDDELGRLAATFNQMAEKLGHRERMRRLVSDQVWDEVRKDDSESLELGGERRDVAILFSHLHGFDALLERISPEAVIDLLNGYFSRLDPVIRANEGSIDKLIGDAVMAVFFAREGAPHPAERAVAAARDMMAAQETMNGERAGAGLAPLRTDIGIHYGPAISGKVGSREGRIDYTVIGDSVNTAARLCTTAAARPGPSIIISEAVVDRLESEISLEPLEPITLKGKTEPLRLFSIGRLRR, from the coding sequence ATGAACGACATGACTGTTGCAGGTTCGAGCCGGCGGAGACCCTGGATCTTCGCCGCCTGCGTCGTCGTCGTCCTGACTGGTCTTGCGGTGTTCTGGGGCGCGTTCAACCTGTATCTCGACCGCGCCATGCGGGAGAACCGCGACGATATGGCGGCCTCGCTGACATCGACGGTTCTCGACATGGCCGAGCGGTTCAACCGGAACCGCTGGATGCGGCAAAGCGCGGAACCGGTGCTCCGGGCGGCCCGGGCGCGGCCGTGGGATGCGAAGACCGCGAGGACCGCGGGCAGGGCGATGAAACGCCTGTTTCCCGCTGCCGACGTGTTCGCGTTCGATGCGGCCGGTCGGATCGCCTGGCAGTCCGGCAACGAGCCGGCCCGGACCCGGGAAATGCTCTGGGCCGAGGTCGTGGCGCTCGTCACCGGGGAATCCGGCGAGGAGGCCTCTGCCGCGCGCGGCGACCGGGCGCAGCGGATCTGCCGGAGCATGCACGGAAGCTTCACGTCCCCGCAGGACCTGGCGGGCTCGGACGGGATGCCGCAGTATTTCCTCGACCGGTACCGGCTCCGCCTCTCCTGGGCCATTCCGTGCGGCTCCGGAGGCAGCGGCGGCCTCTGGCTGTTCATCGACCCGCTGAAGCTTCCCTCGCGCCGTATCGCCCGTGATTCCATCTCGCGTCTCTCCTTCGTCCCCGACCAGGCGATGATCGTCAGAAAATCTCCCCGCGGCATTGTCTGCGAGGCCCGCCTCACCCGGCTCCGCCCTCCGGAGCAGGTGGTCTCGCGGCTGCTCTGGAACCAGACCGAGATCGAAACACCCGACGGATTATGGATGGCGCGCTACATCCCCCACGAAAACGGTCGATACGCCCTCGTGGGAATCCGCCGGGACCGCATCGATGGCCGGCTTGCGGAATGGGCCGGAGCGATCAGGTTCCTGGCGTGCCTGATCGCGGCGAGTGCCACTTTCGCCGGCTGGATGAGCTGGATGCGGGAGCATCCGCCCGTTTTGTCGCTTCGGACCCAGGTGGTCATCATGTTCCTCGTCACGGCGGTTCTGCCCGTCGTCATGCTGTGCGGCTTCGGCTGGGAACGATCCCGGGAAACGGCCCGGCTCGAAAAGAACAGATGGGAGGGTCTGCTCAAGAGCAGCCTCTCCTCGATCGACTCCTCCTATCGGGAATTCCAGAAAAGTCGCAGACACGAACTCGAAGCATTCGAGTCTGTTATTGTAAACGATATTATATCTAAAAATTCAGTCGAGGGCCGCGTGGCATCGTTCGCGTCGGAGCTCCGGCGTTACGAAATGCTCGTCATCCTGGCGGACGGCAGGGAGATTCACCGGGGCAGGGGGATTCCGCCGATCCATAAGGGAGGGGACTATCCGGTCATTCTTCGCCTTCTCCTCGCGCGCATGATCGAGGCAACGGGGAGAAAGGCGCCGGACGCGCTGTATCGCAGCCAGCCGCTGGTCCAGGGCGACGACCTCGAACGCGCCCTGGCGAACGCCTCCAGGGAGATCGGCGAATTCAACAAGATGCGCATCGGCAAGCGGAACATGGTCGCAAGGTATGCCTGGCTTGCCGACAGGGGCGGGCGAATCCTCGGCCTCATCGGTTATGCGTTCGATGAAACCGAGTTCGCTCGTCCGTTCATCGAGCGGATGATCGGGCGTTCGAAAGCGGGGGAATACGGGGCCGTGCGTGTTTGCGTGCTCAGGAGCGACGGGACTCTCCTGCCCGCCGGCATGCGGCGCGATCCGGAGCTCATGAACCTGTTCTACAGAGTCCAGTCCTTCAGGGCCCACGAGACGGCTTTCTGCAGCCTGAGCCGGAAGCAGGCGCTGGTCACGGGCTTTTTCCCCGAGCAGATCGGCGGCTACCTGCTGGCGGGCTGGGTCGATGCGGCCCTGCTCGACGAAGGCCGCCGCACCATTCTCCAGTTCCTGGGGCTGATGCTGGCCTGGAGCGTCATCTGGATGATCGGCTGCGCCCTCTTCCTGTCGAGGCGCCTCGTCGACCAGGTGGGCGCGCTCACGGCGTTCGTCGGCGACATCGCCCGCGGAAACTACGACGCTCGGACGCCCGTCACTTCCGACGACGAGCTTGGCAGGCTCGCCGCGACCTTCAATCAGATGGCCGAGAAGCTGGGGCATCGCGAGCGCATGCGCCGGCTCGTTTCCGACCAGGTATGGGACGAGGTGCGCAAAGACGATTCGGAAAGTCTCGAGCTCGGCGGGGAACGGCGCGACGTGGCGATTCTCTTTTCCCACCTCCACGGCTTCGACGCGCTCCTCGAACGCATCTCTCCCGAAGCGGTGATCGACCTGCTGAACGGGTATTTCTCCCGGCTCGACCCCGTCATCAGGGCCAACGAGGGAAGCATCGACAAGCTGATCGGCGACGCCGTCATGGCCGTCTTCTTCGCGCGAGAGGGCGCGCCCCACCCGGCCGAACGGGCCGTCGCCGCTGCTCGGGACATGATGGCGGCCCAGGAGACGATGAACGGCGAGCGCGCCGGTGCGGGTCTCGCACCGCTTCGCACCGACATCGGCATCCATTACGGTCCCGCCATTTCCGGGAAAGTCGGTTCGCGCGAGGGACGCATCGACTACACCGTCATCGGCGATTCGGTGAATACGGCCGCCCGTCTCTGCACGACCGCCGCCGCCCGTCCCGGCCCTTCGATCATCATTTCCGAGGCCGTCGTCGACCGCCTGGAGTCGGAAATATCCCTCGAGCCGCTGGAGCCCATCACCCTGAAGGGAAAGACCGAGCCCCTCAGGCTCTTCTCCATCGGCCGGCTCCGTCGTTGA
- a CDS encoding adenylate/guanylate cyclase domain-containing protein — protein MNRKRPGSGTMRPLLAFFAMLPVFVMLGWFVSYRGEARGRELEDARQILAMAADRVEASIAPTAPLESILSEEMSNCYGYDVDRVESIVRKAFEQVIPAAQDPLVVRINLFSKSGRPFCWPPDEDPDIGRAIWNGLNEKIRTDSIEESRPADPAVLASASAALFRWFGSGATLDELETAAMFALTVPDDRGRPTAVAVSRPTVAKTKSVYKFGVLFRIPLEAIPPASYHRWAILSRPSEEEVSGLGILDASGTTWLDRAGDLPGFALPALLEQPGRVLPVPGGYALLRNLPPHASGKLVLFRPESFWTGGGAGLRLLAAGLVVLAGGFSWLLAGFLAGSGAAETDTTPTPGSAVGLSGSLRTRTAVVFLLAGMVPVGFSLMQGVMRLLDLETVRRIEWQNEALRLMTALDRGFRDTLERYQEVFTSVARTVAGKPERNVADIAAKIASCTEILVIEASDPAATTSQEVVIRSTEGQRLIMIPVVRKAMQGVFQELRTAAGFPALAGGSSRKEKLELPIHELIGDAVPLKELFNNVGRITYMMLAEKTVLLFCLPYSLRGEAVAGMLAGGTTLGIDSSEYFDRNVVPGRWNAPGWDLFRVNKTVVDPKLPFIPREFLRLAVRTQQTGSAVSARVDFSDGPYIVQTSRPSYLRLGVLAARIPVRNLKRETAWMFALACAGVLIALATAVGVGMYLSRRLLEPIRMLQKAAETVGEGNLDIRLPVRGRDELAMLGRSFLDMTDGLKQRERMRRFLSESAWAGTEAERTGERDGSKYIYAAILCSDIRNFTGISERQPPAKVTAMLNEYFTAMDGVIRGFGGEIDKLVGDAIQAVFKDGVGIEHPAIRAARAGLAMRRMLVELNRARVLRSEFPIENGVGIHFGKMISGKVGAAGGRQDFTVIGSAVAFAAKLEAVSRWGERTKVIVSAETAALIAREFPCEPLEGVEDGRAYEIARDPVGYTEADV, from the coding sequence ATGAACCGAAAACGCCCCGGTTCTGGAACCATGCGGCCGCTTCTCGCGTTTTTTGCGATGCTGCCGGTCTTCGTCATGCTCGGCTGGTTCGTCTCGTATCGAGGCGAGGCGCGCGGCCGCGAGCTCGAGGATGCCAGACAGATCCTAGCCATGGCCGCCGACCGGGTGGAAGCCTCGATCGCCCCGACAGCCCCTCTCGAATCAATCCTCTCCGAGGAAATGAGCAACTGCTACGGCTATGACGTCGACAGGGTCGAGAGTATCGTCCGGAAAGCGTTCGAACAAGTGATTCCTGCGGCCCAGGATCCCCTGGTTGTTCGGATCAACCTCTTCTCGAAATCCGGCCGGCCTTTCTGCTGGCCTCCCGACGAAGATCCCGACATTGGACGCGCCATCTGGAACGGTCTGAACGAGAAGATTCGGACCGACAGCATCGAAGAGTCGCGGCCAGCCGACCCCGCCGTTCTCGCCAGCGCCTCCGCCGCCCTGTTCCGCTGGTTCGGAAGCGGTGCAACACTGGACGAACTCGAAACCGCGGCCATGTTCGCCCTCACGGTGCCTGACGACAGGGGCCGGCCGACTGCGGTCGCGGTGTCCCGCCCCACCGTCGCCAAGACGAAGAGCGTCTATAAGTTCGGCGTGCTGTTCCGAATACCGCTCGAAGCGATACCGCCGGCCTCCTATCATCGATGGGCGATCCTCAGCCGACCATCCGAGGAAGAGGTTTCGGGCCTGGGAATCCTCGACGCATCCGGAACGACCTGGCTTGACCGCGCCGGCGACCTGCCCGGCTTCGCCCTTCCAGCGCTACTGGAACAGCCAGGCCGGGTCTTGCCCGTACCGGGCGGATATGCCCTGCTTCGGAACCTGCCGCCCCATGCCTCGGGAAAGCTGGTGCTCTTCCGCCCCGAATCGTTCTGGACGGGTGGAGGGGCCGGCCTCCGCCTTCTCGCCGCCGGGCTTGTCGTCCTTGCAGGCGGCTTTTCCTGGCTGCTGGCCGGGTTCCTGGCCGGCTCCGGCGCGGCGGAAACCGACACGACCCCGACCCCGGGGAGTGCGGTTGGGCTGTCGGGCTCGCTTCGCACGCGGACGGCGGTGGTCTTTCTGCTTGCCGGGATGGTCCCCGTCGGTTTCTCCCTGATGCAGGGCGTCATGCGGCTTCTCGACCTCGAAACGGTTCGTCGGATCGAGTGGCAGAACGAAGCGTTGCGGCTCATGACCGCTCTCGATCGCGGATTTCGCGATACCCTCGAACGATATCAGGAAGTATTCACATCGGTCGCGCGCACCGTCGCCGGGAAACCGGAACGGAATGTCGCGGACATCGCGGCGAAGATCGCCAGTTGCACGGAAATCCTCGTCATCGAGGCGAGCGACCCGGCTGCGACGACTTCCCAGGAGGTCGTCATCAGGTCGACCGAAGGGCAGAGACTGATCATGATTCCCGTCGTACGCAAGGCGATGCAGGGGGTGTTTCAGGAACTGCGCACCGCGGCGGGGTTCCCGGCCCTGGCGGGAGGCTCCTCACGAAAAGAAAAACTCGAGCTGCCGATCCATGAGCTGATCGGCGATGCCGTTCCCTTGAAAGAGCTGTTCAACAACGTCGGCCGCATCACGTACATGATGCTTGCCGAAAAGACGGTTTTGCTGTTCTGCCTGCCATATTCCCTGCGCGGGGAAGCGGTGGCGGGGATGCTCGCCGGCGGAACGACGCTCGGCATCGACTCGAGCGAGTATTTCGACCGGAACGTGGTTCCCGGTCGCTGGAACGCCCCCGGCTGGGACCTGTTCCGCGTCAACAAGACCGTCGTCGATCCGAAGCTTCCCTTCATTCCGAGGGAGTTTCTCCGGCTTGCCGTTCGCACGCAGCAGACAGGATCGGCCGTCTCGGCCCGGGTCGATTTCTCCGACGGGCCGTACATCGTTCAGACGAGCCGGCCGAGCTATCTCCGTCTTGGCGTCCTGGCAGCGAGGATCCCCGTTCGGAACCTGAAAAGGGAGACGGCGTGGATGTTCGCGCTCGCCTGCGCCGGCGTCCTCATCGCCCTCGCGACGGCGGTCGGCGTCGGCATGTATCTTTCCAGACGACTGCTCGAACCGATCCGGATGCTGCAGAAGGCGGCGGAAACCGTCGGAGAAGGCAATCTCGACATCCGCCTTCCTGTCCGCGGCCGGGACGAGCTGGCCATGCTCGGCCGTTCGTTCCTCGATATGACCGATGGATTGAAGCAGCGCGAGCGGATGCGCCGGTTCCTGTCCGAATCGGCCTGGGCCGGGACCGAGGCGGAGCGGACAGGAGAGAGGGACGGGAGTAAATATATTTATGCGGCTATATTATGTTCCGACATCCGAAACTTCACGGGCATCTCGGAACGACAGCCGCCGGCGAAGGTGACGGCGATGCTGAACGAATACTTCACGGCGATGGACGGCGTCATACGCGGTTTCGGCGGCGAGATCGACAAGCTCGTGGGAGACGCCATCCAGGCGGTGTTCAAGGACGGTGTGGGAATCGAACATCCCGCGATACGCGCGGCGCGCGCAGGCCTGGCGATGCGGCGGATGCTCGTCGAGCTCAATCGCGCCAGGGTGCTTCGTAGCGAGTTTCCCATCGAGAACGGCGTCGGCATTCATTTCGGAAAGATGATCTCGGGCAAGGTCGGCGCTGCCGGCGGCCGGCAGGATTTCACCGTCATCGGTTCCGCGGTCGCCTTCGCGGCGAAACTCGAGGCCGTGAGTCGCTGGGGAGAGCGCACGAAGGTCATCGTTTCTGCGGAAACCGCCGCCCTCATCGCACGTGAATTCCCCTGCGAACCGCTCGAAGGGGTCGAGGACGGGCGGGCATATGAAATCGCCCGCGACCCGGTGGGGTATACTGAGGCGGACGTATGA
- a CDS encoding adenylate/guanylate cyclase domain-containing protein: protein MILNNEPGDSAQDAADPAITGDGRPDHRLAGTVIWAGILLVTLCFLWLAEWAIGNAARNEAYEAAVRIAEAATRLQNATDQKRFFTSISQATFAQNEKDRFFIGLEKILGHPWRPWADHSSESVRVWRFDEDGRLMDFHGPASEAEDIEHVWNATILKTWQCNGRKMSPEELALIQRGSNAAKSRLSPFMNLEDIWHSSTFLLGGVDAEGRKFRFSFLRQTLDEMSPARSGWMGYVREDAFDPLFVERRIASVLSYENVDYCAIQYRTRLMVPASKRLSGTSWRDLRLPRSDGTILTNRFGTFAAFRLGEGHILALGCKPGRIASIPGWLRLAAGCCCIAFALVGGRGLARLLTARQASGIGLQVKIFAMFFLASWVPFTAFLGIGLSEAADSKDASLRLWRSRLFQRVDAADRRFRNQLESVQRDMSDLAVRVAGHLAAGDWSALRRILAEETHGNFAVCFGADGQIWRKEIKRQDTGGLDKAMQAFGKLVFKRIIEAARGEPDQPAKQEQTVRLDAADIVGEGHPLLHGLHGRGRVMRGNLFSRETSIFWELLRDAAGRAIGILFVNIMVDDESLRFGNTLTRHRDADGIRVKQMYNSVLYPDNRGNSPDLIRMCQDLIRRGCDGAGIVGDGGDGKNLVAVRPSSFNSNMALLSMVSYETVEQSFRRSSGAILQGLMLALLPVVVIAVFLNRRIAGPISALTKAGKMVAAGNDAPPLPIGGPAELSTLATSFNVMVEGLRQRERMRRYLSAAAWEASAGGVTAEQVEVAVLSSDIRGFTTISERHPAGEIVAMLNDYFTGMERVIRRHGGDVDRFVGDAITAVFTRTAGEDEAGHIRRAVLAGAEMRSALAGFNAARKAAGLFTIENGVGVDVGVAVRGLVGAAEGRRDITIIGNIMARSAACEAASRFGAATKIVVSPGVADRLRSGFTWNRLAVQEAGADLFELEGLP, encoded by the coding sequence ATGATCTTGAACAATGAACCCGGCGATTCCGCGCAGGACGCGGCCGATCCGGCCATCACCGGCGACGGTCGGCCAGACCATCGGTTGGCAGGAACCGTGATTTGGGCGGGCATCCTGCTCGTCACCCTGTGTTTTCTCTGGCTGGCGGAATGGGCCATCGGAAATGCGGCCCGGAATGAAGCCTACGAGGCCGCCGTCCGTATCGCCGAAGCTGCGACCCGGCTCCAGAACGCGACGGATCAAAAACGATTTTTCACATCCATTTCCCAGGCCACGTTCGCACAGAACGAGAAGGACAGGTTCTTCATCGGTCTCGAAAAAATCCTCGGCCACCCCTGGCGACCGTGGGCGGATCACTCCTCCGAATCAGTCCGGGTCTGGCGGTTCGATGAGGACGGCCGGTTGATGGATTTCCATGGTCCGGCTTCCGAAGCCGAGGATATCGAGCACGTCTGGAATGCGACGATCCTGAAAACCTGGCAGTGCAACGGCAGGAAGATGTCGCCCGAGGAACTTGCCCTGATACAAAGGGGTTCGAACGCCGCCAAGAGCCGCCTTTCGCCCTTCATGAATCTCGAGGACATCTGGCATTCATCGACGTTTCTCCTCGGAGGAGTCGATGCGGAGGGGCGGAAATTCCGGTTCTCCTTCCTCAGGCAAACCCTCGATGAAATGAGCCCGGCCAGGAGCGGATGGATGGGATACGTTCGGGAGGACGCCTTCGATCCGCTGTTCGTCGAGCGCCGGATCGCTTCAGTGCTTTCCTACGAAAATGTCGATTACTGTGCCATTCAGTATCGAACGCGTCTCATGGTTCCCGCGTCGAAGCGCCTGAGTGGAACGAGCTGGCGGGATCTGCGGCTCCCGCGCAGTGACGGAACGATTCTGACGAACCGGTTCGGTACGTTTGCCGCATTCCGGCTTGGCGAAGGCCATATTCTGGCGCTCGGCTGCAAACCGGGGCGTATCGCATCGATCCCAGGCTGGCTGCGGCTCGCCGCAGGCTGCTGCTGCATCGCCTTCGCCCTGGTCGGCGGTCGCGGCCTCGCACGTCTCCTCACCGCCCGACAGGCCTCCGGAATCGGACTGCAGGTCAAGATATTCGCCATGTTTTTCCTGGCCTCGTGGGTGCCATTCACCGCATTTCTTGGAATAGGCCTGTCTGAAGCCGCCGATTCGAAGGACGCGTCCCTGCGGCTCTGGCGTTCGCGCCTGTTCCAACGCGTGGATGCGGCGGACCGCCGGTTCAGAAACCAGCTCGAAAGCGTGCAGAGAGACATGTCGGACCTTGCCGTGCGCGTTGCGGGTCATCTTGCCGCAGGCGATTGGAGCGCCCTTCGCCGGATCCTGGCGGAAGAGACGCATGGCAACTTCGCCGTCTGTTTCGGGGCCGACGGGCAGATCTGGCGCAAGGAGATCAAACGGCAGGACACGGGGGGGCTCGACAAAGCGATGCAGGCGTTCGGAAAACTCGTCTTCAAACGCATCATCGAAGCCGCTCGTGGAGAGCCGGATCAGCCGGCGAAGCAGGAGCAGACGGTCAGGCTGGACGCGGCGGACATCGTCGGGGAAGGGCATCCCCTCCTGCACGGGCTTCATGGCCGCGGAAGAGTCATGAGGGGCAACCTGTTCTCCCGAGAAACCTCGATTTTCTGGGAGCTCCTCAGGGACGCGGCCGGACGGGCCATCGGCATTCTTTTCGTCAATATCATGGTGGATGACGAGTCTCTCCGCTTCGGAAATACTCTGACGAGGCATCGTGATGCGGACGGCATCCGGGTGAAGCAGATGTACAATTCGGTGTTGTATCCCGACAACAGAGGCAACTCTCCCGACCTGATCCGAATGTGCCAGGATCTCATCAGAAGGGGCTGTGACGGTGCGGGCATCGTTGGAGATGGCGGAGATGGGAAAAATCTTGTTGCCGTGAGGCCCTCGTCGTTCAACTCCAACATGGCGCTCCTGAGCATGGTTTCGTATGAAACGGTGGAGCAAAGCTTCCGACGCAGTTCCGGTGCGATCCTCCAGGGACTCATGCTTGCCCTGCTGCCGGTCGTAGTGATCGCGGTTTTTCTGAACCGGCGAATCGCCGGCCCCATTTCGGCCCTGACGAAAGCAGGCAAAATGGTGGCGGCCGGCAATGATGCGCCTCCGTTGCCGATCGGGGGACCCGCAGAGCTGTCGACGCTTGCGACCTCTTTCAACGTCATGGTCGAGGGACTTCGCCAGCGTGAGCGCATGCGACGGTATCTCTCTGCGGCAGCCTGGGAGGCCTCGGCCGGCGGCGTCACGGCCGAGCAGGTCGAGGTGGCCGTGCTGTCGAGCGATATCCGCGGCTTCACGACGATTTCCGAGCGACATCCGGCGGGCGAGATCGTCGCGATGCTGAACGACTACTTCACCGGAATGGAGCGGGTAATCCGGCGTCACGGCGGGGATGTCGACCGGTTCGTCGGCGATGCGATCACGGCGGTGTTCACCCGGACGGCCGGCGAAGACGAGGCCGGACACATCCGGCGCGCCGTCCTGGCCGGCGCCGAAATGCGTTCTGCGCTGGCGGGCTTCAACGCTGCGCGGAAGGCGGCGGGGCTGTTCACGATCGAAAACGGCGTCGGCGTCGATGTCGGCGTTGCCGTGCGCGGTCTCGTCGGCGCCGCCGAAGGACGGCGCGATATCACCATCATCGGAAACATCATGGCCCGATCCGCCGCGTGCGAAGCCGCGAGCAGGTTCGGGGCGGCGACGAAGATCGTCGTCTCCCCAGGCGTCGCAGATCGGTTACGGTCCGGATTCACGTGGAACAGGCTCGCCGTGCAGGAAGCGGGGGCGGACCTGTTCGAACTGGAGGGACTGCCATGA
- the murC gene encoding UDP-N-acetylmuramate--L-alanine ligase, with the protein MNAFFVGIGGMGMSGLAKILHTAGNRVAGSDRALDGDYCRRLRDLGVTIYPQDGNGPRRFLEEAGLKAEDVVIVKSTAVEDKVPDIVTARELGIREIMRSDLLADMVNTTRGIAVGGTAGKTTTTGLIAWVLKHAGLDPSCAVGGIMSGLETNAFRGAGPHFVIEADESDGSIVKYTPYISIITNISRDHKSLDELKELFGQFLANTDPAGACIICGDDPYLPELAGRAAGRVIKYGLGAGNDLRADHIIVGAGKVTFTVDGTHFEIRLPGQHNVLNALAVIAVARFAGVSDEKTAEAMKAFPGMKRRFEHVGTARGVTIIDDFAHNPAEIAAAIRTARQASRRRFIVYQPHGFGPTRFTRDDLVRVFTDLTHDEYLYLDDIFYGGGTVEKDISSKDIIDEVRRRFSNAYYHGSRDKIVSDIVKEARDGDMVLVMGARDVNTICRRILDCLQ; encoded by the coding sequence ATGAACGCATTCTTCGTCGGCATCGGCGGTATGGGCATGAGCGGCCTGGCCAAGATCCTCCATACGGCAGGGAACAGGGTTGCCGGCTCGGATCGCGCGCTCGACGGAGACTACTGCCGCCGGCTCCGGGATCTGGGCGTCACGATCTATCCGCAGGATGGAAACGGCCCCCGCCGCTTCCTCGAGGAAGCCGGGCTGAAGGCCGAAGACGTCGTCATCGTCAAGTCCACCGCCGTCGAGGACAAGGTGCCTGACATCGTCACCGCGCGGGAATTGGGCATCCGCGAGATCATGCGTTCCGATCTGCTCGCCGACATGGTCAACACGACCCGCGGCATCGCCGTCGGCGGGACGGCGGGCAAGACGACCACCACCGGCCTGATCGCCTGGGTGCTGAAGCACGCCGGTCTCGACCCCTCCTGCGCCGTCGGCGGCATCATGTCGGGCCTCGAAACCAACGCGTTCCGCGGCGCCGGGCCCCACTTCGTCATCGAGGCCGACGAATCGGACGGCTCGATCGTCAAATACACGCCATATATATCGATTATTACAAATATATCGCGCGACCACAAGTCGCTCGACGAACTCAAGGAGCTGTTCGGCCAGTTTCTGGCGAACACCGATCCGGCCGGCGCCTGCATCATCTGCGGCGACGACCCGTACCTGCCGGAACTCGCCGGCAGGGCCGCCGGTCGCGTGATCAAATACGGCCTGGGAGCGGGCAACGACCTTCGGGCGGACCATATCATCGTCGGAGCCGGGAAGGTGACGTTCACGGTCGACGGAACGCATTTCGAGATCAGGCTTCCTGGTCAGCACAACGTTTTGAACGCGCTCGCCGTGATCGCCGTCGCTCGGTTCGCCGGCGTTTCCGACGAGAAGACGGCCGAGGCAATGAAGGCGTTTCCCGGCATGAAGCGGCGGTTCGAGCACGTCGGAACGGCGCGCGGCGTCACGATCATCGATGACTTCGCCCACAATCCCGCCGAGATCGCCGCGGCGATCCGAACGGCGCGTCAGGCGTCGCGCCGGCGATTCATCGTCTATCAGCCGCACGGATTCGGTCCGACCAGATTCACCCGCGACGACCTCGTGCGCGTCTTCACCGATCTCACTCACGACGAGTATCTGTATCTCGACGACATCTTTTACGGCGGCGGAACAGTAGAGAAGGATATCTCGTCGAAAGACATCATCGACGAGGTCCGGCGGCGGTTTTCCAACGCCTATTATCACGGGAGCCGAGATAAGATAGTTAGCGATATTGTAAAAGAGGCCCGGGACGGCGACATGGTTCTCGTCATGGGTGCGCGCGACGTGAACACGATCTGTCGCCGCATCCTGGACTGCCTTCAATAA
- a CDS encoding phenylalanine--tRNA ligase beta subunit-related protein has product MSLSLLFALPPGPLRIGLVEADGVCVGASRPEYLRSVSEEIGDRIDPGYVYPDPLQKGIRSLLKTYGFHPSGRNRPASEFLVKDLQVRGEFHPINVVADINNHLSLVSHLPISIFDRDKAGDKLSVRLGMENESYVFNREGQELALKHLIVVARSDGNLQAIASPVKDSQETKVFESTKRVTGIVYTTRNISPDEEFEPFLERFCRLLRAEAGASAASWRILDQPR; this is encoded by the coding sequence ATGTCTCTCTCCCTCCTGTTCGCCCTCCCGCCCGGCCCCCTGCGGATCGGTCTCGTCGAAGCGGACGGCGTATGCGTCGGCGCGTCGCGCCCCGAATACCTGCGGTCCGTCTCCGAGGAGATAGGCGACCGCATCGATCCCGGCTATGTCTATCCCGATCCGCTTCAAAAAGGCATCCGAAGCCTTCTGAAGACGTACGGGTTCCACCCGTCCGGACGCAACAGGCCGGCCTCCGAGTTCCTGGTCAAGGATCTCCAGGTCCGCGGCGAGTTCCATCCGATCAACGTCGTGGCCGACATCAACAACCATCTGTCGCTCGTGTCGCACCTCCCGATCAGCATCTTCGACCGGGACAAGGCCGGCGACAAGCTGTCCGTTCGTCTGGGCATGGAGAACGAGTCCTATGTCTTCAACAGGGAAGGACAGGAACTCGCTCTCAAGCACCTGATCGTCGTCGCTCGCTCCGACGGGAACCTGCAGGCAATCGCAAGCCCGGTCAAGGATTCCCAGGAGACGAAGGTGTTCGAATCGACGAAACGGGTGACGGGCATTGTCTATACTACACGCAATATTTCACCCGACGAGGAGTTCGAGCCGTTCCTCGAACGGTTCTGTCGCCTTCTCCGCGCCGAAGCGGGGGCGTCCGCCGCATCCTGGCGGATTCTGGACCAGCCGCGATGA
- a CDS encoding HEAT repeat domain-containing protein → MKRKLGALFLSFLLALATSGCTEEGRLEDRMNSKDPSVRKEAALKLGDRGTPNALRILQLHEDDPDFTVRNVVIEQVKRINKQTFMK, encoded by the coding sequence GTGAAACGAAAACTCGGGGCCCTGTTCCTGTCGTTCCTTCTCGCGTTGGCGACGTCCGGCTGCACCGAAGAGGGCCGCCTGGAAGACCGGATGAACTCGAAGGATCCGTCGGTCCGAAAGGAAGCCGCGCTGAAACTGGGCGATCGGGGCACGCCAAACGCCCTTCGCATTCTCCAGCTTCACGAGGACGATCCCGACTTCACCGTCCGCAACGTCGTCATCGAGCAGGTCAAGCGGATCAACAAGCAGACGTTCATGAAGTGA